One stretch of Pedobacter riviphilus DNA includes these proteins:
- a CDS encoding thiamine phosphate synthase, whose protein sequence is MELIVIAKPTLFKEECHLVNQLFEAGLQVFHLRKDNADETGYRKIVEGISPEYHPRIALHHFHALANDYNIKRIHHTESFRKNLTTNILPKNHILSTSIHQLSAIDDIAPYHYSFFGPVFNSFSKPGYMGVIPPDFHLNKPNSNTKLIALGGIGLNQIDQVKKMNFDGVALLGCVWNDPSQALTTFKKAQAKCLAYTQHLTIQP, encoded by the coding sequence ATGGAACTGATTGTAATCGCCAAGCCAACCCTTTTTAAGGAAGAATGCCATCTTGTAAATCAGCTTTTCGAAGCCGGTTTACAGGTTTTTCATTTGCGTAAGGATAATGCCGATGAAACCGGGTACCGAAAAATTGTAGAAGGGATCTCACCCGAATACCATCCACGCATTGCCCTGCACCATTTCCATGCCTTGGCCAACGATTATAATATTAAAAGAATCCACCATACCGAAAGCTTCAGAAAAAATTTAACGACCAATATACTGCCCAAAAACCATATACTAAGCACTTCTATCCATCAATTATCAGCAATTGATGATATTGCCCCGTATCACTACAGTTTTTTTGGTCCCGTATTTAACAGCTTCTCCAAGCCCGGTTACATGGGGGTTATTCCTCCAGATTTTCATTTAAATAAGCCTAACAGCAATACAAAATTAATCGCTTTGGGCGGCATTGGCCTCAACCAGATCGATCAGGTAAAAAAAATGAACTTCGATGGCGTTGCGCTATTGGGTTGTGTCTGGAACGATCCTTCCCAGGCCCTAACTACTTTTAAAAAAGCCCAGGCCAAATGCCTTGCTTATACTCAACATTTAACAATACAACCATGA
- a CDS encoding thiamine phosphate synthase, whose protein sequence is MIQPLQYISQAPKTGTHIDAIEQVLQAGGKWIQLRIKNQAESEILPFAKAAQALCETYGAKLIINDYPQLAKAVNSYGVHLGLQDMPILEARKIIGKHQIIGGTANTFEHIQQRVAEGADYIGLGPFRFTRTKENLSPIVGLEGYQKLMEKVRQAGISTPIIAIGGIETADIPAILETGIYGIAISAALTNQTQTAAVLEEINSKFSIHSI, encoded by the coding sequence ATGATCCAGCCCTTACAATATATTTCGCAAGCCCCTAAAACAGGCACGCATATCGACGCCATTGAGCAGGTGCTCCAAGCTGGCGGAAAATGGATCCAGCTGCGCATTAAAAACCAGGCCGAAAGCGAAATCCTGCCTTTTGCGAAAGCCGCGCAGGCTTTATGCGAAACTTACGGTGCCAAATTAATCATAAACGATTATCCGCAGCTGGCGAAAGCCGTAAACAGTTATGGTGTGCATTTGGGTCTGCAGGATATGCCCATTCTTGAAGCCAGAAAAATTATTGGCAAACACCAGATTATCGGCGGTACAGCCAATACTTTCGAACATATCCAGCAAAGGGTAGCCGAAGGGGCCGATTATATCGGTTTGGGTCCGTTCAGGTTTACGCGTACAAAAGAAAATCTGAGCCCCATTGTAGGTTTGGAAGGTTACCAGAAGTTAATGGAAAAAGTGCGACAGGCTGGCATTAGCACACCCATTATTGCCATAGGTGGTATTGAAACAGCAGATATTCCGGCTATACTCGAAACCGGAATTTACGGAATTGCCATCTCGGCAGCACTCACCAACCAAACACAAACGGCTGCGGTTCTTGAAGAAATCAACAGCAAGTTCAGTATTCATTCGATTTAA
- a CDS encoding thiazole synthase encodes MLTIADQTFSSRLFTGTGKFSSAKEMESALIASASELVTVALKRVDLKGKDDDILQHLKHPHINLLPNTSGVRNAKEAVFAAQLAREALETNWIKLEIHPDPKYLMPDPIETLNATEELVKLGFVVLPYIHADPVLCKRLEDVGTAAVMPLGSPIGSNKGLRTIDFLEIIISQSRVPVIIDAGIGAPSDAAKAMEIGADAVLVNTAIAIAENPTHMAIAFKMAVEAGRMAFESKLGAQTHYAAASSPLTAFLDEEF; translated from the coding sequence ATGTTAACCATAGCAGATCAAACCTTTAGCTCTCGTCTCTTTACCGGTACCGGAAAATTTAGTTCTGCCAAAGAGATGGAAAGTGCCTTAATTGCCTCGGCCTCCGAACTGGTTACCGTAGCGCTCAAACGTGTAGATTTAAAAGGAAAAGATGATGATATCCTTCAGCACCTTAAACACCCGCATATCAATTTATTGCCCAATACTTCGGGTGTGCGTAATGCCAAAGAAGCCGTTTTTGCCGCACAGCTCGCGCGCGAAGCTTTAGAAACCAACTGGATCAAGTTAGAAATCCACCCCGATCCGAAATACCTCATGCCAGATCCGATCGAAACGCTTAACGCAACCGAAGAACTGGTTAAACTCGGTTTTGTGGTATTGCCTTATATCCATGCCGACCCGGTTTTATGTAAACGTTTGGAAGATGTAGGCACCGCAGCGGTGATGCCCTTAGGCTCGCCCATTGGCAGTAATAAGGGATTAAGAACAATCGATTTTTTAGAAATTATTATCAGTCAGAGCAGGGTTCCGGTCATTATCGATGCCGGTATAGGTGCACCATCTGATGCGGCTAAAGCCATGGAAATTGGTGCTGATGCTGTTTTGGTGAACACCGCCATTGCCATAGCCGAAAATCCAACCCACATGGCCATTGCCTTTAAAATGGCTGTAGAAGCTGGCAGAATGGCTTTCGAATCTAAATTAGGCGCCCAAACACACTATGCTGCTGCAAGCAGTCCACTAACCGCGTTTTTAGATGAAGAGTTTTAA
- the thiH gene encoding 2-iminoacetate synthase ThiH, with product MKSFNKVFESYNWDDTKASIYDKTAADVERALRSTQRSLEDFKALISPAALPYLEDMAQMSQRLTLDRFGRVIQMYIPLYLSNECNNICTYCGFSYDNKVRRRTLNPMEIMQEVAVIKEMGYDHVLLVTGEANQSVHTDYFKKVLDLISPHFAHIAMEVQPLDVADYETLIPHGLNTVLVYQETYHQDDYRKHHPKGKKSNFLYRLETPDRLGQAGIHKMGLGVLIGLEDWRTDSFFTALHLSYLEKQYWQSKFSISFPRLRPFSGGLEPKVVMNDKELVQLICAYRLFNSEVELSISTRETVTFRNQVIKLGITAISAGSKTNPGGYQVAPQSLEQFEISDERSAKEIAAMIRKQGYEPIWKDWDRSLIQKSC from the coding sequence ATGAAGAGTTTTAACAAAGTATTCGAATCCTACAACTGGGACGATACCAAAGCCAGCATTTACGATAAAACAGCAGCCGATGTAGAAAGGGCATTGCGCAGTACACAGCGCAGCCTGGAAGATTTTAAAGCGCTTATTTCGCCCGCCGCCTTGCCTTATCTCGAAGATATGGCGCAGATGAGCCAGCGTTTAACCTTAGATCGTTTTGGCAGGGTAATCCAGATGTATATCCCTTTATACCTCTCCAACGAGTGTAATAATATTTGCACTTATTGTGGTTTCAGCTACGATAATAAGGTAAGGCGCAGAACGCTTAACCCGATGGAAATTATGCAGGAGGTTGCCGTAATTAAAGAGATGGGTTATGACCACGTGCTGCTGGTAACAGGCGAAGCCAACCAAAGTGTACATACCGATTATTTTAAAAAAGTATTAGACCTCATCAGTCCACACTTTGCCCATATAGCCATGGAGGTACAACCTTTGGATGTAGCCGATTATGAAACCCTTATTCCGCACGGGCTAAATACCGTATTGGTTTACCAGGAAACCTACCACCAGGATGATTACCGGAAACACCATCCAAAGGGCAAAAAATCTAACTTTTTATATCGCTTAGAAACCCCTGACCGCTTAGGGCAGGCTGGTATCCATAAAATGGGACTTGGTGTTTTAATCGGACTGGAAGACTGGCGGACAGATTCATTTTTTACGGCCCTGCACCTCTCTTATCTCGAAAAACAATATTGGCAAAGTAAATTCAGTATTTCTTTCCCCAGGTTGCGGCCTTTTAGCGGTGGTTTAGAACCAAAAGTGGTGATGAACGATAAAGAATTGGTACAACTGATCTGTGCTTACCGCTTATTCAACAGTGAAGTAGAGCTGTCTATTTCTACCCGCGAAACCGTAACTTTCCGGAACCAGGTGATTAAGTTGGGCATTACCGCCATCAGTGCAGGTTCTAAAACCAATCCCGGTGGTTACCAGGTAGCGCCACAATCTTTGGAGCAGTTCGAAATATCTGATGAGCGTTCGGCAAAGGAAATTGCGGCCATGATCCGAAAACAAGGTTACGAACCCATCTGGAAAGACTGGGATAGGAGTTTAATCCAAAAATCATGTTAG
- the moeB gene encoding HesA/MoeB/ThiF family protein — protein sequence MLVKEELSRYNRQMILPELGLEGQKKLKAASVLLIGAGGLGCPVLQYLAAAGVGTIGIVDDDVVELSNLHRQILYNHTDIGQAKAKIAAAKLQLLNPHVGFTAYQERFRADNAVNICQDYDLVIDCSDNFTTRYLVNDTCVALGKTLIFGSILQFEGQVAVFNHQGSANYRDLYPAPPTENINCVEGGVIGILPGLIGLYMANEALKLICGIGETLAGKLMSVNALNNAVLVFKIAAKKSADIPKPALAKTGKAIAEIDKATLDRWLETYADKVFLIDVREDYEHEDGNIGGINLPLYELTASLTAIPKNKKVVCYCQTGQRSKMAVQLLDGVYVGEVYSLREGVFG from the coding sequence ATGTTAGTTAAAGAAGAATTAAGCCGTTACAACAGGCAAATGATCCTGCCCGAACTGGGTCTGGAAGGGCAGAAAAAACTAAAAGCTGCCAGCGTACTGCTTATTGGTGCAGGTGGGTTGGGTTGCCCGGTATTGCAATACCTGGCTGCAGCGGGTGTAGGAACAATCGGCATTGTTGATGATGATGTGGTGGAACTGAGCAACCTGCACAGGCAAATTTTATATAACCATACTGATATTGGGCAAGCTAAGGCAAAAATTGCTGCAGCAAAACTCCAATTGCTTAATCCGCATGTGGGTTTTACTGCTTATCAAGAACGCTTTAGGGCTGATAATGCTGTGAATATTTGCCAGGATTATGATCTGGTGATCGATTGTTCGGATAATTTTACCACCCGTTACTTAGTGAACGATACCTGCGTGGCTTTAGGCAAAACACTTATTTTCGGCTCTATTTTACAGTTCGAAGGCCAGGTTGCGGTATTTAACCACCAGGGCAGTGCAAACTATAGAGACCTCTATCCGGCACCACCAACTGAAAATATTAACTGTGTAGAGGGTGGGGTAATCGGCATTTTGCCTGGCCTAATAGGTTTATACATGGCCAATGAAGCCCTAAAATTAATCTGCGGCATTGGTGAAACACTTGCGGGCAAACTGATGAGCGTTAATGCCTTGAACAATGCCGTGCTGGTATTTAAAATTGCGGCAAAAAAATCAGCTGATATCCCAAAACCAGCGCTCGCCAAAACCGGTAAGGCCATAGCAGAAATCGATAAAGCAACCTTAGATCGCTGGCTGGAAACCTATGCTGATAAAGTTTTTTTAATTGATGTACGTGAAGATTATGAACATGAAGATGGCAATATTGGAGGCATCAACCTCCCGTTATACGAGTTAACGGCATCGCTTACCGCTATCCCAAAGAACAAAAAAGTAGTGTGTTATTGCCAAACCGGGCAAAGGAGTAAAATGGCGGTGCAGTTATTGGATGGGGTTTATGTGGGGGAAGTATACAGTTTAAGGGAGGGCGTTTTCGGTTGA
- a CDS encoding DUF6493 family protein, whose amino-acid sequence MKKHLKYIDGSSDKFWQIEVLNNTYTVTYGRNGTSGISQTKTFDNADQCLKAAEKLLSEKTKKGYSETGEVIISQALSTPKKSGSKDVTEILNAYDAILKERNLAALLPFLQENAKGNIEVLKKHIKAKKRYWMSFVDLTNEPQFKTKNYSWGTRGDEKLKEIITLTAIGILSKTDIIPWDEAFDILAQTEKRKSILSVLQWARPDWITDYLLDKVKKNEWRSFSYQTLRFLESNGLIMVHAELYALCLASFNEWTTKVKSRDFIKYILNDELAYTRDVPNLYNYETGLHNIHFRDDDTQPYNHFSVWEIIYNTLLKEGKLNRQQFIEQAILVQTKEWNNNLKSFYRKRLSDLNPNPEELLANQEYIFACLQYAYAPVVNGAMELIKQIYGEKKFNVNSFLDWLEPLMMSSDNKTAIKNILPVLEKLNKSQPKLNKRISSLIADIYVVPDLNLQERASKLLLKIAAPKDTALHEKLSGYSALMLGNVRAGLSSLLAAEDLLIADDALESYHFKPKQEKVLNEPIVLPKDWNDVVYLFGKFIASEEIADAEILLNTYITQQHLFPADYAKQLAPYGQQIEKKYFESVHKNYIAIFLREKIKNIDYVFTITQNTYHKIKTLLLIRPYLDIVQKRMVGNLRLPMLSFPTHYPYWVAPKALLERLIAYQKNEAEINALDLTIAIGRMPREEVEEAIPLLAKLNGELKQLMAFCLGTTKDIVIKNDSIFNKLLTKMGGSADTGLKSVWAMAARIYYPDETFAVFNNTYLRDYPMAVSPFKPEIRIKEKWNEYTNYQTKKVERSASWYELSFDLPPFTTVHGFLPALDLYGRKNSWEYMMSGEGNVYYWNSLMPQHNDALGWFILRSSCLHASGGASELKGFLHVINSTGFRFSDVSMLVFACMFFMDKKEVRLMASEVLINLVEKQLIDLDLLATKLAYLASNKYGAFSRLVESIGALKDVSALHNSAFLQLLESLLKHLTITEKLPVNFKKLVEHYIDILYKTNQQPAPASVVFFERWKDNASLKGLIKQIITA is encoded by the coding sequence ATGAAAAAACACCTTAAATACATTGATGGCAGTTCGGATAAGTTCTGGCAGATTGAAGTATTAAACAATACTTATACCGTTACTTATGGCCGAAATGGAACCAGCGGTATTTCACAGACTAAAACTTTTGACAATGCTGACCAATGTTTAAAAGCCGCAGAAAAACTGCTGAGTGAAAAAACAAAGAAAGGTTATTCCGAAACGGGTGAAGTAATTATCAGTCAGGCACTATCCACACCTAAAAAAAGTGGAAGTAAAGATGTAACCGAAATATTAAATGCTTACGACGCCATTTTGAAGGAGAGAAATCTGGCCGCATTATTACCATTTCTGCAGGAAAATGCTAAGGGAAATATTGAAGTCCTTAAAAAGCATATCAAGGCTAAAAAGCGTTATTGGATGTCGTTTGTTGATCTTACCAACGAGCCACAGTTTAAAACAAAGAATTATAGCTGGGGTACCAGGGGCGATGAAAAATTAAAGGAGATAATCACCCTTACCGCAATCGGCATTTTGAGCAAAACCGACATTATACCTTGGGATGAAGCCTTCGATATATTGGCTCAGACAGAAAAAAGAAAAAGTATTTTAAGTGTACTACAATGGGCACGGCCCGATTGGATTACCGATTATTTGCTCGATAAGGTAAAAAAGAATGAGTGGCGCAGTTTCAGTTACCAAACCTTGCGTTTTCTCGAAAGCAATGGTTTAATAATGGTACATGCTGAGCTTTATGCTTTATGTTTGGCTAGCTTCAACGAATGGACAACCAAGGTGAAATCAAGGGATTTTATCAAATATATACTGAACGATGAGTTGGCCTATACACGCGATGTACCCAATTTATACAACTATGAAACCGGCTTACACAATATCCATTTCAGAGATGACGATACACAGCCTTATAATCACTTTTCTGTTTGGGAAATTATCTATAATACCTTGCTAAAGGAAGGAAAGTTAAACCGGCAGCAGTTTATAGAACAAGCGATTTTAGTTCAGACCAAGGAATGGAACAACAACCTTAAATCTTTTTACCGGAAAAGATTAAGCGATCTGAACCCAAACCCTGAAGAACTTCTTGCTAATCAGGAATATATTTTTGCCTGTTTGCAATATGCCTACGCGCCTGTTGTTAACGGTGCTATGGAACTGATTAAACAGATTTATGGGGAGAAAAAATTTAATGTAAATTCTTTTCTCGATTGGCTCGAGCCGTTAATGATGAGCAGCGACAATAAAACAGCCATTAAGAACATTCTGCCTGTTCTGGAGAAACTGAATAAATCACAACCCAAATTAAACAAAAGGATCTCTTCCCTGATTGCTGATATTTATGTGGTACCCGATCTTAACCTGCAAGAAAGGGCAAGTAAACTGCTGCTAAAAATAGCAGCACCAAAAGATACTGCATTACACGAAAAATTATCAGGTTATTCGGCACTGATGTTGGGAAATGTCCGCGCAGGCTTAAGCAGTTTGCTCGCAGCCGAAGATCTTCTTATTGCTGATGACGCTTTAGAAAGCTATCATTTTAAACCTAAACAGGAAAAGGTACTAAATGAACCAATTGTGTTGCCGAAGGATTGGAATGATGTGGTATATTTATTCGGCAAATTTATTGCTTCAGAAGAAATAGCCGATGCCGAGATACTCCTAAATACCTATATCACCCAACAACATTTATTCCCTGCTGATTATGCCAAACAATTAGCCCCTTACGGACAACAGATTGAAAAGAAATATTTCGAGAGTGTTCATAAAAATTATATCGCCATATTTCTACGCGAAAAAATAAAAAATATCGATTATGTGTTTACCATAACACAAAATACCTATCACAAAATAAAAACGCTCCTGCTCATCAGGCCTTATTTAGATATTGTGCAAAAAAGAATGGTTGGCAACCTCCGCCTGCCCATGCTTTCTTTTCCTACACACTATCCATATTGGGTGGCTCCAAAAGCACTTTTAGAACGGCTGATTGCCTACCAGAAGAATGAGGCAGAAATTAATGCCCTCGATTTAACCATCGCCATTGGCCGTATGCCGCGCGAAGAGGTAGAAGAAGCGATCCCGCTTTTGGCAAAGCTTAACGGCGAGCTTAAACAACTCATGGCATTTTGTTTGGGTACTACAAAAGATATTGTGATTAAAAACGATAGTATATTTAATAAACTGTTAACGAAAATGGGAGGCTCGGCAGATACCGGCTTAAAAAGCGTGTGGGCAATGGCCGCCAGAATTTACTATCCTGATGAAACCTTCGCCGTATTTAACAACACTTACCTCAGAGATTATCCAATGGCCGTATCTCCGTTTAAGCCCGAAATAAGGATTAAAGAAAAGTGGAACGAGTATACGAATTATCAGACCAAGAAAGTGGAAAGATCAGCATCGTGGTATGAGCTAAGCTTCGATTTACCCCCATTTACTACAGTACACGGCTTCTTGCCTGCTTTAGATTTATATGGCCGAAAAAACAGCTGGGAATATATGATGAGCGGCGAAGGCAATGTTTATTACTGGAACAGCCTGATGCCGCAGCATAATGATGCCCTGGGCTGGTTTATCCTGCGTTCATCATGCTTGCATGCCAGCGGGGGCGCATCAGAACTTAAAGGTTTTCTCCATGTAATCAACAGTACAGGATTCCGTTTTTCAGATGTCTCGATGTTGGTTTTTGCCTGCATGTTTTTTATGGATAAAAAAGAAGTCCGTTTAATGGCTTCAGAAGTTTTGATTAACCTGGTTGAAAAGCAGCTTATTGATCTGGATCTTCTGGCCACAAAACTCGCTTATTTAGCCTCGAATAAATATGGTGCCTTTTCACGTCTGGTAGAAAGCATTGGGGCATTAAAAGATGTTTCCGCCTTGCACAATTCTGCCTTTCTACAATTGCTCGAAAGCCTGTTAAAACACCTGACTATTACCGAAAAACTTCCCGTAAACTTTAAAAAACTGGTTGAGCATTATATCGATATACTTTATAAAACCAATCAACAGCCTGCTCCAGCATCTGTCGTTTTTTTCGAAAGATGGAAAGACAATGCTTCCCTTAAAGGTTTAATTAAACAAATTATTACAGCTTAA
- a CDS encoding SWIM zinc finger family protein — protein MTDLQYHYSSVSTFTKTKGINSLVLAHQTEIEAVNNIPCFFWGNLTDPYITAKCWSTIAKVVRSSFGPIPPSLRDPIVTAGTERIRFEGFSSCNGVYVRLDMKPESIDGEFIASGTTNVDFNDPMLNALNSIQKNEKVTLAVGQQEVQVITSKTKVTEKKVTLPTRWIKGLTSVQLYLVDMDLKFELNKIQTIQLFQNLPKGTVKGDFFIAKRAGKFMFSTLATADAVRVGGLHRLRLLDGILAIADKVYIYESADKQTVAFVYEFGKMQLLMAFSPDAYRGFSGEGKALEQMTENLPVEWVYGLNSLLKANENFDPTLLSIEHDIDFGTMDQLTSSLSSIGLLGYDVMGRSHFYRQLPFKTERILSLNPRLKNAKKLIDEQQVRILKKENSYIEAEVKGTGVLHKVVLDKQGYRCTCEWFTTYQGKRGICKHILAVKMS, from the coding sequence ATGACCGACCTACAATATCACTACAGTAGTGTTTCTACCTTTACCAAAACTAAAGGAATTAATAGTTTAGTTTTAGCACACCAAACCGAAATAGAAGCTGTAAACAATATCCCTTGCTTTTTTTGGGGCAACTTAACTGATCCTTATATTACTGCAAAATGCTGGAGCACTATTGCCAAAGTAGTACGTTCCAGCTTTGGCCCAATTCCACCCAGTTTACGCGATCCTATTGTTACCGCAGGCACCGAGCGCATTAGGTTCGAAGGTTTTTCTTCGTGCAACGGTGTATACGTTAGGCTGGACATGAAACCCGAATCTATCGATGGTGAATTTATTGCAAGCGGCACAACCAATGTCGATTTTAACGATCCCATGTTAAATGCCCTGAACAGTATTCAAAAAAACGAAAAAGTAACCCTGGCGGTGGGCCAGCAAGAAGTACAGGTAATTACCAGCAAAACTAAAGTAACAGAAAAAAAGGTAACCTTACCCACCCGTTGGATTAAGGGCTTAACCAGTGTACAGCTTTATCTTGTTGATATGGACCTAAAATTCGAGCTGAATAAAATACAAACCATACAACTTTTTCAAAACCTGCCAAAAGGAACCGTTAAAGGCGATTTCTTTATTGCGAAAAGAGCAGGCAAATTTATGTTTTCGACACTGGCCACAGCCGATGCAGTGCGTGTAGGGGGCTTACACAGGCTCCGCTTATTAGATGGTATTTTAGCGATAGCCGATAAGGTTTACATTTACGAATCTGCCGATAAACAGACAGTGGCATTTGTATATGAATTTGGTAAAATGCAATTGCTTATGGCTTTCTCTCCCGATGCATACCGCGGATTTTCAGGTGAAGGAAAGGCACTTGAACAGATGACGGAAAATTTACCTGTTGAATGGGTATACGGACTGAACAGTTTACTCAAAGCAAACGAAAATTTCGATCCTACCTTACTTTCCATCGAGCACGATATCGACTTTGGTACAATGGACCAGCTGACCTCAAGCTTATCATCAATTGGCTTACTCGGTTACGATGTAATGGGCAGAAGCCATTTTTACCGGCAGCTTCCTTTTAAAACGGAACGCATATTAAGTTTAAACCCCCGGCTAAAAAATGCAAAGAAACTGATTGATGAGCAGCAGGTTCGGATCCTTAAAAAAGAAAACAGTTATATCGAGGCAGAAGTTAAAGGCACAGGTGTATTACACAAGGTTGTTCTCGATAAACAGGGTTACCGCTGTACCTGCGAATGGTTTACTACCTACCAGGGTAAAAGAGGTATTTGTAAGCACATTTTGGCAGTGAAGATGAGTTAA
- a CDS encoding tetratricopeptide repeat protein produces MKRLSILLLLPLGLLFSCSKPQLKEKTKKENPLYDKAFEYRELGRIDSAFSYFNQAKDLFLSQRDSLGAAKCLVNMGIISTDKGDNFGGQEISLNALKYLDKTDKTQYPFIHSNYNNLGIATFKLADYLNALKFYDLAISFSENLLDKNLYLNNKAKLYQDVKNYQASLKIYNQILSQNSKNQREYARALSNLAKTKWLINPNYSAETEFLKALKIREQEKDLWG; encoded by the coding sequence GTGAAACGTCTCTCCATCCTATTATTATTACCACTGGGACTTTTATTTTCCTGTTCCAAACCTCAACTAAAAGAGAAAACCAAAAAAGAGAACCCACTATACGATAAGGCATTCGAGTACAGAGAGCTTGGAAGAATTGATAGCGCTTTTAGCTATTTCAATCAAGCTAAAGATTTATTCTTATCCCAACGGGATAGTTTAGGCGCAGCAAAGTGCTTAGTAAATATGGGTATTATCTCGACTGATAAAGGAGATAATTTTGGTGGACAGGAAATTTCTTTAAATGCGCTTAAATATCTTGATAAAACTGATAAGACCCAGTACCCATTCATTCACTCCAATTATAATAATCTTGGCATTGCTACCTTCAAATTGGCTGATTACCTAAATGCTTTAAAGTTTTACGATCTGGCCATCTCTTTTTCTGAAAACCTATTAGATAAAAATTTATACTTAAATAACAAAGCGAAGCTTTATCAAGATGTCAAAAATTATCAGGCAAGTTTAAAAATTTATAATCAAATTCTATCTCAAAACAGCAAAAACCAAAGGGAATATGCTAGGGCTTTATCTAATCTAGCTAAAACCAAATGGCTAATTAATCCTAATTATAGCGCTGAAACTGAATTTTTAAAAGCATTAAAAATCAGGGAGCAAGAAAAAGATCTATGGGGCTAA
- a CDS encoding sensor histidine kinase — protein sequence MGLNASYAHLADYYISKNPGLAIDYAKKMYRVAIQISSPVDRLQALQKLIKLSSPIATKQYFETYQELADSLQTARNAAKNQFALIRYETEKNKADFLKAKAENIQKQKDILLRNIGIGTLVLFLILGYFLYQRRQKNLRQEKEIEVKKTELKYVKKIHDRVANRVYQVMSEVENTPEIDKSDLADKLDVIYKISRDLSYDSKDINNEESFSIELSKMLYSYASAKTNIEIEGGGEKLWEHVRVEAKAEVFYILQELMTNMKKHSGADSVTINFKYENNRITVLYLDNGKGMELLTPKNGLRNTETRIESISGRITFDTKLNSGLKVEFSFPTL from the coding sequence ATGGGGCTAAATGCCAGTTATGCGCATCTTGCTGATTATTATATCTCTAAAAATCCAGGGCTTGCAATAGATTATGCAAAAAAAATGTACCGCGTAGCCATTCAGATTAGCAGCCCTGTAGATCGGCTACAGGCTTTACAGAAACTGATTAAGTTGAGTTCACCAATAGCAACTAAACAGTATTTCGAAACCTATCAGGAATTAGCCGATAGTCTACAAACTGCTCGTAATGCCGCCAAAAACCAATTCGCCCTTATCCGTTACGAAACAGAAAAAAACAAGGCCGATTTTCTGAAGGCCAAAGCAGAGAATATCCAAAAACAAAAAGACATCCTTCTTAGGAATATTGGAATTGGCACTTTAGTCCTCTTCTTAATATTAGGTTATTTCTTATACCAGAGAAGGCAGAAAAACCTTAGACAGGAAAAAGAAATAGAAGTTAAAAAAACGGAACTCAAATACGTAAAAAAAATTCATGATCGCGTAGCCAATAGGGTATATCAGGTGATGTCAGAAGTGGAAAACACCCCTGAAATAGATAAGAGTGATCTGGCCGATAAGCTAGATGTAATATATAAAATATCCAGAGATCTTTCTTATGATAGCAAAGACATTAACAATGAAGAAAGCTTTTCTATCGAACTGTCAAAAATGCTATATTCTTATGCTTCAGCGAAAACCAATATAGAAATTGAAGGTGGTGGCGAAAAACTTTGGGAGCATGTTAGAGTTGAAGCTAAAGCCGAGGTGTTTTATATTTTGCAGGAATTGATGACCAATATGAAAAAACATAGTGGGGCAGATAGCGTTACTATAAATTTTAAATACGAAAATAATCGTATAACTGTTTTATACCTAGATAATGGAAAAGGAATGGAGCTTTTAACTCCTAAAAATGGATTAAGAAATACGGAAACCCGTATAGAAAGTATTTCGGGCCGTATTACTTTTGACACTAAGCTCAATAGTGGGCTTAAAGTTGAATTTTCATTTCCAACCCTATAA